A genomic window from Chrysoperla carnea chromosome 3, inChrCarn1.1, whole genome shotgun sequence includes:
- the LOC123295576 gene encoding DNA primase large subunit-like — protein sequence MEIHTKTKTVNNINIPEQFLKLYPHDACLYENRPEGELNLIEIEKLTEERLEVLMIIKGANDKGFAYTSDEWKKYILEMLTNGNHVDYVRLLYHPDFKLTNEDIRRRRKDVLSHYILVLAFCQEEEKRSWFTQLEVDMFRLKFLHLTDTGIKEFIKINGIGLTIISKDDKNKYREDLLNCTPRLNASNFDSTDFYKVPFKSAPELLHDLSCFVRRGFMYVPHFDAIRILENVFKEHLTSRLLYFSEALKLYCDSRLAPIIKRMSNSSSKITEYNPVVNAGSVSLTSLDSLSQTSFPLCTRNLYEALQRFHHLKYNGRQLLQLFLKGIGLSVQDALEFFRSEFTKVIDSNKFDKEYTYSIRHNYGLEGSKIDYNPPSCINVMNTSPPNQGEYHGCPFRLWDAPMLKKRLAGLGISNQGVIEITDLAKAGHAQIACSKFFEHTHGGTQAAINHPNQFFEESRKYYLSKEQQSQPGTSK from the exons ATGGAGATCCATACTAAAACAAAaacagtaaataatattaatataccaGAACAATTCCTGAAATTATATCCACACgatgcatgtttatatgaaaatcgTCCCGAAGGTGAACTGAACttaatagaaattgaaaaactaaCTGAAGAAAGATTAGAAGTATTAATGATTATAAAAGGTGCGAATGATAAAGGATTTGCGTACACTTCAGACGAATGGAAAAAGTATATATTGGAAATGTTAACGAATGGTAACCATGTAGATTATGTTCGATTGTTGTATCATCCCGATTTTAAATTAACGAACGAGGATATTCGAAGACGTCGTAAGGATGTGCTATCACATTATATATTAGTGCTTGCATTTTGTCAAGAGGAGGAAAAACGCAGTTGGTTCACACAATTGGAAGTCGATAtgtttcgtttaaaatttcttcatttaacCGATACTGgtataaaagaatttattaaaattaatggtaTTGGATTAACTATTATTTCTAAGGATGATAAGAATAAATATCGTGAAGATCTATTAAATTGTACACCTCGATTAAATGCAAGCAATTTTGATAGTACTGATTTCTATAAAGTTCCTTTTAAGTCGGCACCGGAATTGTTACATGATTTAAGTTGTTTTGTTCGGCGAGGTTTTATGTATGTGCCTCATTTTGATGCGATACGTatattagaaaatgtttttaaagaacatttaaCAAGTCGTTTATtg TATTTTAGCGAAGCACTTAAATTGTATTGCGATTCACGTTTAGCCCCAATAATTAAACGTATGAGTAATAGCAGTTCAAAAATTACAGAATATAATCCTGTAGTTAATGCTGGCTCAGTTAGTTTAACATCATTGGATAGTCTTTCACAAACTTCATTTCCGTTATGTACGAGAAATTTATACGAAGCGTTACAACGATTTCATCATCTCAAATATAATGGCCGTCAGTTACTTCAATTGTTTTTGAAGGGTATTGGTTTATCTGTACAAGATGCTTTGGAATTTTTCAG gagtgaatttactaaagttattgatagtaataaatttgataaagaatatACGTACAGTATTCGCCATAATTATGGTTTAGAAGGtagtaaaattgattataatccACCAAGTTGTATTAATGTAATGAATACTAGTCCACCAAATCAAGGAGAATATCATGGATGTCCGTTTAGACTATGGGATGCtccaatgttaaaaaaaagattagcTGGATTGGGTATCAGTAACCAAG gtgtAATTGAAATAACCGATTTAGCAAAAGCCGGACATGCACAAATTGCatgtagtaaattttttgaGCATACACATGGTGGAACACAAGCCGCAATTAACCATCCAAATCAGTTCTTCGAAGAAAGTCGAAAATACTATTTATCAAAGGAGCAACAATCACAACCTGGCacctcaaaataa
- the LOC123295224 gene encoding SUMO-activating enzyme subunit 1 produces the protein MVSESQIAGKISEDEATLYDRQIRLWGLEAQKRLKKTRLLVIGLQGLSGEAIKNIVLAGLESVVLCDSENATEDDVKANFLIPTTCVGKNRAESSVQRTQVLNPTVKVSSDTRPVSEINEQFIQKFTVVLATNCALNDITKLNELCRKHKIKFYSGHVWGKIGYYFVDLHRHYYVKEVKKTVTINKINDYFLEKSRQQQEVQYDGEKEVDENLPNNHMNHNNHNNVNHVMMKQIKEEKVEYQQNTELFPTLKQALRVNFSSNPYAKQIRRKKLDPTFFAVMALLRFRTVFKRDPAQQSWKEDFGRLLRIRKEIMQVFQVNIDYFPKEYLFNVIGQFSPTCAITGGVLAQEIIHAIGGTEPPHKNFFLFNPIQCGGRVHYIGPAQKENNDS, from the exons ATGGTTAGTGAATCGCAAATAGCAGGAAAAATATCCGAAGATGAAGCTACTCTTTATGACCGACAAATTAGATTATGGGGTTTAGAAGCTCAAAAACG tttgaaaaaaacaagATTATTAGTAATCGGGTTACAAGGTTTAAGTGGTgaagcaattaaaaatattgttttagcTGGACTTGAGTCGGTTGTCTTGTGCGATAGTGAAAATGCAACTGAAGACGATGTAAAAGCAAACTTCTTAATTCCTACAACTTGTGTGGGGAAAAAT AGAGCTGAATCATCAGTTCAGCGTACTCAAGTACTGAATCCAACCGTAAAGGTATCATCTGACACTAGACCTGTATCAGAAATCAATGaacaatttattcaaaaatttacggTGGTGTTAGCAACAAACTGTGCACTAAATGATATCacgaaattaaatgaattatgtcGTAAGcacaaaattaagttttactCGGGGCATGTTTGGGGTAAAATTGGTTATTATTTTGTCGATTTACATCGACATTATTATGTGAA agaagTAAAAAAGACcgttacaataaataaaataaacgattactttttggaaaaaagtCGACAACAACAAGAAGTTCAATATGATGGTGAAAAAGAGGTTGATGAAAATTTACCAAACAATCATATGAATCATAACAATCATAATAATGTAAATCATGTAATGatgaaacaaattaaagaagaaaaagtcGAATATCAACAAAATACTGAACTTTTTCCAACACTCAAACAAGCCTTACGTGTGAATTTTTCaagtaatccttatgcaaaacaAATACGACGAAAAAAACTTgatccaacattttttgctgTTATGG CATTATTACGGTTTCGTACTGTTTTTAAACGTGATCCTGCACAACAATCTTGGAAAGAAGATTTTGGTCGATTATTACGAATTCGAAAAGAAATCATGCAAGTATTTCAAGTGAACATTGACTATTTtccaaaagaatatttattcaatGTGATAGGACAATTTTCTCCAACATGTGCGATTACTGGTGGTGTCCTTGCACAAGAAATTATTCACGCTATTGGAGGTACTGAACCAccacataaaaatttctttttattcaatccAATACAATGTGGTGGTCGCGTTCATTATATTGGACCTGcgcaaaaagaaaataatgattcctaa
- the LOC123295231 gene encoding uncharacterized protein LOC123295231: MTNFEVMTFLQQKKSNRIKPKGQLATIIYETMRYLKSTDCVYQSDESIKNFLKDVSQLPLPKMEKLTLVNIPPRSPIDVQTVIQFSEDVLTDEGVDQLISCASLHFPEPQQSEENSEEDVEAQ, translated from the coding sequence ATGACAAACTTTGAGGTTATGACATTTTTACAACAGAAAAAATCAAATCGAATAAAACCAAAAGGTCAATTGGCAAcaattatttatgaaacaatGCGATATTTAAAATCAACAGATTGTGTTTATCAATCagatgaaagtataaaaaatttcttaaaagatGTTAGTCAACTACCTTTACCGAAAATGGAGAAATTAACATTAGTAAATATACCACCACGAAGTCCTATAGACGTTCAAACGGTTATACAATTCAGTGAAGATGTACTTACGGATGAAGGAGTCGATCAATTAATATCATGTGCATCATTACATTTTCCTGAACCTCAACAATCtgaagaaaattcagaagaGGACGTTGAAgcacaataa
- the LOC123295229 gene encoding metallophosphoesterase domain-containing protein 1 yields MSIEVHHLTNNPTAAWQELSKTQKVYKLNVKNPKVPVTDDKLRVVCMSDTHSLTSHIKFDIPNGDVFIHAGDFTRCGGVDEVQEFNQWIGTLPHQYKIVIAGNHELSFDWNFTHPFKASTERTKHTGATLIDQIPTLGLSKDSLTEAVKVSNIRDYLTNCTYLQDSSIEINGIKIYGTPWQPEFCNWAFNIPRGVDCLNKWNSIPNDVDILVTHTPPVGHGDLCCSGIRAGCVELLSTVQQRVVPKYHVFGHIHEGYGVTSDGKIIYLNASTCDLNYLPNNPPLVFDISLPKGVQKN; encoded by the exons atgagtATTGAAGTGCATCACTTAACAAATAATCCAACGGCTGCATGGcaagaattatcaaaaactcaaaaagtgTATAAGCTAAATGTGAAAAATCCAAAGGTACCCGTTACCGATGATAAATTACGTGTGGTGTGTATGAGTGATACACATTCGTTAACATCtcatattaaatttgatataccAAATGGTGATGTATTTATACATGCTGGTGATTTTACACGCTGTGGCGGAGTCGATGAAGTTCAAGAATTTAATCAGTGGATAG GTACTCTTCCTCATCAGTATAAAATCGTAATTGCTGGTAATCATGAATTGAGCTTTGATTGGAACTTTACACATCCATTTAAAGCAAGTACAGAGCGAACAAAGCATACCGGTGCAACTTTAATTGATCAAATTCCAACACTAGGATTATCTAAAGATTCTTTGACCGAAGCGGTTAAAGTTTCGAATATAAGAGATTATTTAACTAATTGTACATATTTACAAGATTCATCCATAGAGATAAATGGAATTAAGATTTATGGAACACCttg GCAACCGGAATTTTGTAATTGGGCATTTAACATACCGCGAGGTGTAGATTGTCTGAATAAATGGAATAGCATTCCAAATGACGTTGATATTCTAGTAACTCATACACCTCCTGTTGGACATGGCGATTTATGCTGTTCTGGTATTCGTGCTGGATGCGTTGAACTTTTATCTACTGTTCAACAACGGGTAGTGCCAAAGTATCATGTATTTGGACATATCCATGAAG gatatGGTGTAACATCAGatgggaaaattatttatttaaatgcatCCACCTGTGATTTAAATTACTTACCGAATAATCCACCGTTAGTATTTGATATTTCTTTACCGAAaggtgtacaaaaaaattga
- the LOC123295958 gene encoding adenylate cyclase type 2-like, translated as MTLNGNSFRISTSESEVCFEPDGFPNTNRVSTSSYSISGALEVMARDSINSFGNVSNKSAISLLDQPSESVISEKYWQLKSLRKEFQERELENQYIKYIRKIRCGFFVIFLITHFILCMLKILILLTSTQGEIKEQLYEIILYGITGIIPLGGFLIKSELTNKHEWLYPLISCVILTVIVTNDVLVVTLNNSRKYDIEYPDLRPTFIEHVYIACYLFLPFDQNYQATVMGVTIAIAYLICLKFITYQLITDLYVQLGCDILYLICLNISGIYRRFLSEITTRRMFLDARQSVQTTMKLTFQKNKEERLLLSILPPQVCKRVQNDIETIFNIMNSKKSNIINSVKPFQDLYIEQHYDVTILYADIVHYTKMTTTLPVKKLVVVLNELFGAFDDASGFHKLLRIKFLGDCYYCVAGIPQVADSTAHLNHAKKAVEFGYDMISIIQYVRNKHDVDIDMRIGVHSGRILSGLVGASKWQYDIWSKDVLIANVMEQTGKPGKVHVTNDTLMKLDSLNEYNYERTYVESRNQFLFDNGIVAYLILPKIDLLMSVEEPSTSSHQLYDKRVSIGKRSSNVPRFSNRSKTNMRLRKQSIIEKTLPTSNRRQFFMDDTYKEYQEMFTLIDSKMDEEIDNLPMGKFDFLSKNSYFNHLYLFFNIYKWEKLYLSQPDPMFKFYIISGIITFSSIFFIQLLSLQGNNQIVWISSTSFLIILLLFIPLTWVRYTRIDQNNFEETSKRKLTERIMQRFKICSNAIVHKTIWRYIIYIFICVSMMLCVLTPLIDCKLLPTDIVPHVKFLGESYHCIKPWHITQTVSLLLLTSFMFLRIHFVLKLLINLMITSIYAWIIWDKRYKYYGESESWNVNFSPQWSHTLTILFLTITGHIIDRQQEFMNRLDYQWKIRLTKERDEAATTDCINIMLLHNILPLHVAKIYMNPRRETNSLYYEEYTSVSVIFASLLGYKLGVDDENEDSELTMLRVLNTIICDFDRLLIEHKGTKVEKIKMAGWTFMAACGLVPEQQGSVRFDNKEIENDVVITIIKLAVKFLKILDTINKESQQKFQLRIGISHGPVSAGVVGSLKPLYDIWGDTVNMASRMDSTGVPNKIQITPETAKVLEKQNIECELRSKEGIFVKGKGMIQTYFIKLNEKFDIVHCNSTLT; from the exons atgacttTAAATGGAAATAGTTTTCGAATATCTACTTCAGAATCTGAGGTATGTTTTGAACCAGATGGTTTTCCAAATACAAATCGTGTATCAACTAGTTCATATTCAATAAGTGGTGCTTTGGAGGTAATGGCACGAGATAGTATAAACTCATTTGGAAACGTCAGTAATAAATCGGCAATATCGTTATTAGATCAGCCTAGTGAAAGTGTTATAAGTGAAAAGTATTGGCAATTAAAGAGTTTACGA aaagAATTTCAGGAACGAGAATTAgaaaatcaatatataaaatacatacgaAAAATACGTTGcggattttttgtaatttttcttattacacATTTTATTCTCTGTatgcttaaaatattaatcCTTTTAACTTCAACacag GGAGAAATTAAAGAACAATTATATGAGATAATCTTGTATGGCATTACTGGTATAATTCCATTAGgtggatttttaattaaaagcgaattaacaaataaacatgAATGGTTGTATCCGCTCATATCATGTGTAATATTAACAGTAATCGTAACAAATGATGTTCTTGTAGTAACATTGAATAATAGTAGGAAGTATGATATAGAATATCCAGATTTACGTCCAACATTTATTGAACATGTTTACATagcttgttatttatttttaccatttgatcaaaattatcaaGCTACTGTCATGGGTGTTACAATAGCTATtgcttatttaatttgtttgaaatttataacaTATCAATTAATTACTGATTTATATGTTCAG ctTGGATGTGATATACtgtatttaatatgtttaaatatatcgGGAATTTATCGAAGATTTTTAAGTGAAATCACTACACGTAGAATGTTTTTAGATGCACGGCAATCTGTTCAAACAACAATGaaattaacttttcaaaaaaataaagag GAACGATTATTGTTGAGTATTTTACCGCCACAAGTTTGTAAACGTGTACAAAACGACATtgaaaccatttttaatataatgaacagtaaaaaaagtaatatcatTAACAGTGTTAAACCATTTCA GGATTTGTACATTGAACAGCATTATGATGTAACAATTTTGTATGCTGATATTGTACATTATACAAAGATGACAACAACATTACCcgtaaaaaaattagtagttgtgttaaatgaattatttgggGCATTTGATGATGCCTCTGGG TTTCATAAGTtgttacgaataaaatttttgggtgATTGTTATTATTGCGTAGCCGGCATACCGCAAGTTGCTGACAGCACTGCACATTTAAATCATGCAAAAAAAGCTGTTGAATTTGGTTATGATATGATTTCTATTATACAATATGTAAG aaataagcATGATGTGGATATTGATATGCGAATTGGTGTTCATTCGGGAAGAATACTTAGTGGATTAGTTGGGGCATCTAAGTGGCAGTATGATATTTGGTCGAAAGACGTATTAATCGCAAATGTAATGGAGCAAACTGGAAAACCagg aaaagtGCACGTTACCAATGATACCTTAATGAAATTGGATAGCCTAAACGAATATAATTATGAAAGAACCTATGTTGAATCTAGGAACCAATTTCTTTTTGATAATGGAATAGTGGCATATTTAATCTTGCCAAAAATAGATCTGTTAATGAGTGTTGAAGAACCATCCACGTCGTCACATCAATTATACGATAAACGTGTTAGTATTGGCAAAAGATCCAGCAATGTACCACGATTTAGTAATCgttcaaaaacaaatatgcGATTACGAAAACaatcaataattgaaaaaacattacCAACATCAAATAGACGGCAGTTTTTTATGGATGATACATACAAAGAATATCAAGAAATGTTTACTTTGATTGATTCAAAAATGGATgaagaaattgataatttacCTATGGGAAAATTTGA cTTTTTATCTAAAAACAGTTACTTTAATCAtctgtatttgttttttaatatttataaatgggaaaaattatatttgagtcAACCTGACccaatgtttaaattttatataatttcggGCATTATAACATTTTCTTCGATATTCTTCATTCAACTGTTATCCCTTCAAGG AAATAATCAAATAGTGTGGATTTCTTCaacttcatttttaataattttattgttattcatACCATTAACATGGGTTCGTTATACTCGCATtgaccaaaataattttgaagagaCTAGCAAAAGAAAATTAACAGAACGAATTATGCAGCgtttcaaaatttgttcaaaCGCTATTGTTCATAAGACAATTTGgcgttatattatttatatttttatttgcgtTTCAATGATGCTTTGCGTATTAACGCCATTA attGATTGTAAATTGCTTCCAACAGATATAGTTCCACATGTTAAGTTCTTGGGAGAATCATATCACTGTATCAAACCATGG cataTAACACAAACTGTTTCATTACTATTACTGAcaagttttatgtttttacgaatacattttgttttaaaattgttgatcAATTTAATGATTACGAGCATATATGCTTGGATAATATGGGATAAACGTTACAAATATTATGGTGAAAGCGAATCATGGAATGTTAATTTTTCACCGCAATGGTCACAtactttaacaattttatttttgaccaTAACAGGTCATATAATTGATCGACAG caaGAATTCATGAATCGTCTTGATTATCAATGGAAGATTCGATTGACTAAAGAACGCGACGAAGCAGCTACTAcagattgtataaatataatgttattacataatattttacctTTACATGTAG ctaaaatatatatgaatccACGTAGAGAAACCAATTCCTTATATTATGAAGAGTATACGTCAGTATCTGTAATTTTTGCTTCATTACTTGGATATAAATTAGGCGTTGATGACGAAAACGAAGATTCAGAATTGACAATGTTACGAGTTTTAAATACCATTATATGTGATTTTGATCGT CTGTTAATTGAACATAAAGGtacaaaagttgaaaaaattaaaatggctGGATGGACTTTTATGGCAGCATGTGGTTTAGTACCAGAACAACAAGGAAGTGTAAGgtttgataataaagaaattgaaaacgATGTAGTAATAACCATTATAAAATTGGCTGTTAAATTTCTCAAAATACTTGATACTATTAATAAAGAATCGcagcaaaaatttcaattacgaATAG GCATTTCTCATGGACCTGTATCAGCAGGTGTGGTTGGATCATTGAAACCATTATATGATATTTGGGGTGATACGGTAAATATGGCATCTCGTATGGATTCTACAGGTGtaccaaataaaatacaaataacaccTGAAACAGCAAAAGTTCTTGAGAAACAAAACATTGAGTGTGAATTACGTAGTAAAGAAGGTATTTTTGTAAAAGGTAAAGGCATGattcaaacatattttataaaactaaatgaaaaatttgatattgtacATTGTAATTCAACATtaacataa